From the Dryobates pubescens isolate bDryPub1 chromosome 29, bDryPub1.pri, whole genome shotgun sequence genome, one window contains:
- the ST6GALNAC4 gene encoding alpha-N-acetyl-neuraminyl-2,3-beta-galactosyl-1,3-N-acetyl-galactosaminide alpha-2,6-sialyltransferase translates to MKTLARLFLLLVCMAAVAVLYLLLCSHTCLWPCCQAPGQWDSPTASSVLSFQGYSRVPDGKPLERALCHRCAIVSSSGQMLGSHLGQAIDKQECVLRMNHAPTAGYEEDVGARSTVRVVSHTSVPLLLRNQPYFFQQSQETLYIIWGPAKKMNREKAGSTYQVLLRVVGMYPHLQIYTLTEEKMMYCDDVFQNETGKNRIKSGSFLSTGWFTMILAMELCEQIYVFGMVSDNYCREKNHTSVPYHYFEKGQLDECKMYLMHERARRAGHRFITEKAIFSRWAKRRHIIFAHPPWAGR, encoded by the exons ATGAAGACGCTG GCCCGGCTGTTCCTCTTGCTGGTGTGCATGGCGGCGGTGGCTGTATTGTACCTTCTGCTGTGTTCCCACACCTGCCtgtggccctgctgccaggccccGGGGCAGTGGGACAGCCCCACAGCATCCAGTGTCCTCAGCTTCCAGGGGTACAGCCGTGTCCCCGATGGGAAG CCGCTGGAGCGAGCGCTGTGCCACCGCTGTGCCATCGTCTCCAGCTCAGGGCAGATGCTGGGCTCACACCTGGGACAGGCCATTGACAAGCAGGAGTGTGTCCTGCGCATGAACCATGCCCCCACTGCCGGCTACGAGGAGGATGTGGGGGCACGGAGCACTGTCCGGGTGGTGTCCCACACCAGCGTCCCGCTCCTGCTGAGGAACCAGCCCTACTTCTTCCAGCAATCCCAAGAAACCCTCTACATCATCTGGGGGCCAGCAAAGAAAATGAACCGGGAGAAGGCAGGTTCAACCTAccaggtgctgctgagggtggtggggaTGTACCCCCACCTGCAGATCTACACTCTGACTGAGGAGAAGATGATGTATTGCGACGATGTCTTCCAGAACGAGACAGGGAAGAACAG GATAAAGTCTGGCTCCttcctgagcacaggctggTTCACCATGATCTTGGCCATGGAGCTGTGTGAGCAGATCTATGTGTTTGGCATGGTCAGTGACAACTACTGCAG GGAGAAGAACCACACAAGTGTGCCCTACCACTATTTCGAGAAGGGCCAGCTGGATGAGTGCAAGATGTACCTGATGCACGAGCGAGCCCGCCGCGCCGGGCACCGCTTCATCACCGAGAAAGCCATCTTCTCCCGCTGGGCCAAGAGAAGGCACATCATCTTTGcccacccaccctgggcaggcaggTAG
- the AK1 gene encoding adenylate kinase isoenzyme 1 produces the protein MSTEKLKHHKIIFVVGGPGSGKGTQCEKIVQKYGYTHLSTGDLLRAEVSSGSERGKKLQAIMEKGELVPLDTVLDMLRDAMVAKADVSKGFLIDGYPREVKQGEEFEKKIAPPTLLLYVDAGKETMVKRLLKRGETSGRVDDNEETIKKRLETYYKATEPVIAFYKSRGIVRQLNAEASVDEVFQQVCTHLDSL, from the exons ATGTCGACAG AAAAACTCAAGCACCACAAAATCATCTTCGTGGTGG GTGGCCCTGGCTCAGGGAAAGGGACCCAGTGTGAGAAGATTGTGCAGAAGTATGGCTACACCCACCTCTCTACGGGGGATCTTCTGCGGGCAGAGGTCAGCTCAGGCTCGGAGCGGGGCAAGAAGCTGCAGGCCATCATGGAGAAGGGCGAGCTGGTACCCCTG GACACGGTGCTGGACATGCTGAGGGACGCGATGGTGGCCAAAGCAGATGTGTCCAAGGGCTTCCTCATCGATGGCTATCCCCGTGAGgtgaagcagggagaagagttTGAGAAGAAG ATCGCCccccccacactgctgctctaTGTGGATGCGGGGAAGGAGACAATGGTGAAACGCTTGCTGAAGCGAGGTGAGACCAGTGGGCGGGTGGATGACAACGAGGAGACCATCAAGAAGCGTTTAGAGACCTACTACAAGGCCACTGAGCCTGTCATTGCCTTCTACAAGAGCAGAGGCATCGTCCGCCAG ctcaACGCCGAGGCCTCCGTGGATGAGGTTTTCCAGCAGGTCTGCACCCACCTCGACAGCCTGTAG
- the ST6GALNAC6 gene encoding alpha-N-acetylgalactosaminide alpha-2,6-sialyltransferase 6 codes for MSGSTSQRAAALGVLFALIMLLIIYSSGSGSEVFPYSRLRGRARRPPDLKKWGVKSGYLPVCGNKTLTAHCHQCAIITSSSHLLGTHLGTAIDRAECTIRMNDAPTTGYEADVGNKTSIRVVAHSSLYRVLKRPQEFVNKTPETIFIFWGPPAKMQKSLLKIIQRVSASFPNMTAYIVSPGRMKQFDDLFRGETGKDREKSHSWLSTGWFTMGIAVELCDAVHVYGMVPPNYCGRRPPPRRLPYHYYEPKGPDECTTYIHNERSRKGNHHRFITEKRVFASWASLYNITFSHPTWS; via the exons ATGAGTGGCAGCACG agccagcgTGCCGCCGCCCTGGGGGTCCTCTTTGCCCTGATCATGTTGCTGATCATCTACAGCTCTGGCAGCGGCAGCGAGGTCTTCCCCTACAGCCGCCTGCGGGGCAGAGCCCGCCGGCCCCCTGACCTCAAGAAGTGGGGGGTGAAAAGCGGGTACCTGCCTGTCTGTGGAAACAAG ACCCTGACTGCTCACTGCCACCAGTGTGCCATCATAACCAGTTCCAGCCACCTTCTGGgcacccacctgggcacagccatCGACAGAGCTGAGTGCACCATCCGCATGAACGATGCTCCCACCACTGGCTATGAAGCTGATGTGGGCAACAAGACTAGCATCCGTGTGGTGGCCCACTCCAGCCTCTACCGTGTCCTCAAGAGACCCCAGGAATTTGTCAACAAGACCCCAGAGACCATCTTCATCTTCTGGGGGCCACCTGCCAAGATGCAGAAGAGCCTTCTGAAGATCATTCAGCGTGTCAGTGCCTCCTTCCCCAACATGACAGCCTACATTGTCTCCCCTGGCCGCATGAAGCAGTTTGATGACCTGTTTCGGGGGGAGACAGGGAAGGACAG AGAGAAGTCACACTcatggctcagcactggctggttCACCATGGGGATTGCGGTggagctctgtgatgctgtccaTGTCTATGGCATGGTGCCACCCAACTACTGTGG CCGCCGGCCCCCACCCCGCCGCCTCCCCTACCACTACTACGAGCCGAAGGGCCCCGACGAGTGCACGACCTACATCCACAACGAGCGGAGCCGCAAGGGCAACCACCACCGCTTCATCACCGAGAAGCGCGTCTTTGCCAGCTGGGCCAGTCTCTACAACATCACCTTCTCCCACCCTACTTGGTCCTAG